In the Muricauda sp. MAR_2010_75 genome, one interval contains:
- a CDS encoding SDR family NAD(P)-dependent oxidoreductase: protein MDSKVMIVSGGASGLGLAAAEKFAENGYNIVIVDIDQEKGKIAVEKIAALGKEAIFCYCDISNKEQVQDAAKKTKEKFGRADVLINNAGLEVRGSILQCTEEDWVKLYNINLKGIYYMSNAFVPMMVEQGGGAIVNTGSILGYRAVGERAAYSSSKGAIDTLTRSMALDLAENNIRVNCVAPGAIDTPLLRGSINDSPDPEETEKVLGAKSVFHRLGTSREVANVMYFLASDEASFVTGSTYFVDGGWSML from the coding sequence ATGGATAGTAAAGTAATGATTGTAAGTGGTGGTGCATCCGGACTAGGATTGGCCGCCGCTGAAAAATTTGCCGAAAACGGATACAATATTGTGATTGTTGATATTGATCAAGAAAAAGGGAAGATAGCGGTCGAGAAAATAGCGGCTTTGGGTAAAGAAGCCATTTTTTGCTACTGTGACATTTCCAACAAGGAACAAGTGCAGGATGCCGCCAAAAAGACCAAAGAAAAATTTGGCAGGGCAGATGTATTGATCAACAATGCTGGGTTGGAAGTTCGCGGAAGTATTCTGCAATGCACCGAAGAAGATTGGGTGAAATTGTACAACATCAACCTTAAAGGAATTTATTACATGTCCAATGCCTTTGTTCCCATGATGGTAGAGCAGGGTGGAGGAGCCATTGTGAATACGGGTTCTATTCTCGGGTATAGGGCCGTTGGGGAACGTGCTGCCTATTCATCTTCCAAAGGAGCGATTGATACCCTAACCAGAAGCATGGCCTTAGACTTGGCCGAAAATAATATTAGAGTCAATTGTGTGGCCCCGGGAGCTATTGATACGCCTTTGTTGAGAGGCTCCATCAACGATTCACCAGATCCGGAAGAAACCGAAAAAGTATTGGGCGCTAAGAGTGTGTTCCACAGATTGGGTACTTCGCGGGAGGTGGCCAATGTGATGTATTTCTTGGCATCGGATGAAGCCTCCTTTGTAACGGGATCGACCTATTTTGTGGATGGTGGATGGTCCATGCTCTAA
- a CDS encoding SMP-30/gluconolactonase/LRE family protein: MAKFKENPIHDFELLKSDIKTIGTDLQRPECILAEPDGFLWSADARGGVMKIASDGTQELITQTGSDFFEAADSEATRYLEGTLPNGLAFADNGDILISNFGTDRLERMTRTGETIVLADTIEGEEIGKVNFVLRDSKNRIWITISTKTKNWMHALKHDLKDGYVARYEDGAFRIMADGFGFTNEIRFDKNEEFLYIVETTGGCITRMRLTENGDLVDREVFGPSKLGKGAWPDGIAFDAYGNLWGTTVYSDKLFVLTPEGDMKTLLDEGDPTKVDALEKAFYNNNVTEDVLFATGQGIAPWMASVTFGGPDLSTVYIGSLKGKNIPYFKSPVPGLPMVHWKK; the protein is encoded by the coding sequence ATGGCTAAATTCAAGGAAAACCCCATTCATGATTTTGAATTACTGAAATCAGATATAAAAACCATAGGAACCGATTTACAACGACCCGAATGCATTTTGGCAGAGCCCGATGGATTCTTATGGTCTGCTGATGCGAGAGGGGGAGTGATGAAAATTGCATCTGATGGAACCCAAGAATTGATTACCCAAACAGGGTCTGATTTTTTTGAGGCAGCAGATAGTGAAGCGACCAGATATCTGGAAGGGACCCTGCCCAACGGCTTGGCATTCGCTGATAACGGAGACATCCTGATTTCAAATTTCGGAACTGACCGTTTGGAGCGTATGACGCGAACAGGAGAAACAATAGTTCTGGCTGACACTATTGAAGGTGAGGAAATTGGAAAGGTGAATTTTGTGTTACGCGATTCAAAAAACCGGATTTGGATAACTATTTCCACAAAAACAAAGAATTGGATGCATGCCCTAAAGCATGACCTAAAAGATGGGTATGTGGCCCGATATGAGGATGGCGCTTTCCGAATTATGGCCGATGGGTTTGGTTTTACCAATGAAATCCGGTTCGATAAGAATGAGGAATTCCTATACATCGTTGAAACCACTGGAGGCTGTATTACCAGAATGCGGCTTACCGAAAATGGAGATTTGGTGGATAGAGAAGTTTTTGGACCCTCCAAATTGGGAAAAGGTGCTTGGCCCGATGGTATCGCATTTGACGCCTATGGAAATTTGTGGGGAACTACGGTGTATTCAGACAAGTTATTTGTGCTGACCCCGGAGGGCGATATGAAAACCCTATTGGATGAGGGAGATCCCACAAAAGTTGATGCATTGGAGAAGGCATTTTATAACAATAATGTTACCGAAGATGTGCTGTTTGCCACAGGTCAAGGGATTGCACCTTGGATGGCCAGTGTTACCTTCGGGGGACCAGATTTGAGCACGGTTTATATTGGTTCCCTGAAAGGCAAGAACATTCCCTATTTCAAATCTCCGGTACCAGGGTTGCCCATGGTTCACTGGAAAAAATAA
- a CDS encoding CoA-acylating methylmalonate-semialdehyde dehydrogenase, producing MEILKNYVGGAWVASAEKNTTDVINPASQEVLGKVPYGASTAKDVNTAVEIAEKAYKEWREVPVMTRVQPLYKLKALLEEHREELAQTITKECGKTIGESRGELQRAIENVEVACGIPTLGQSEFSENIARGIDEFMIRQPLGVCACISPFNFPGMIPFWFLPYAIACGNTFILKPSEKVPLTMMKVFELIDQLDLPEGVVNLVHGGKETVDGLLEHSKVKAISFVGSTHIAKYIYSKGAANGKRVQAQGGAKNPVIILPDADLDMSVKIIADSVYGCAGQRCLAASNIITVGDNGKVKEALYEAAKSRSTGYGLDESVEMGPVITAESKARISGLIDQGVKEGAKLLLDGRDAKISGFEKGNFIKPTILENVPLGGEVIKTEIFGPVMSLVELDTVDAALDFINSGRYGNMACMFTSSGANARKFRNQANAGNIGINIGVAAPMAPFPFSGWNESFFGDLHGQGRHAIEFFTQTKIVIERWPKEWSRKF from the coding sequence ATGGAAATACTAAAGAATTATGTAGGCGGAGCTTGGGTGGCAAGTGCGGAGAAAAACACCACGGATGTAATTAACCCAGCATCACAGGAGGTTCTTGGAAAGGTGCCCTACGGGGCATCTACGGCCAAGGATGTGAACACCGCTGTGGAAATTGCTGAAAAAGCGTATAAAGAGTGGCGTGAGGTTCCGGTGATGACAAGAGTACAGCCCCTTTATAAGCTTAAGGCCTTGTTGGAGGAGCACCGAGAAGAATTGGCACAGACCATTACCAAGGAATGTGGTAAAACCATTGGCGAGTCCAGGGGAGAATTGCAACGCGCCATTGAAAATGTTGAGGTGGCCTGTGGTATCCCTACCCTTGGCCAGAGTGAGTTTTCCGAAAATATTGCGAGGGGTATCGATGAGTTTATGATTCGTCAGCCATTAGGGGTCTGTGCCTGTATTTCCCCATTTAATTTTCCAGGAATGATTCCGTTTTGGTTTCTTCCGTATGCCATTGCTTGTGGAAATACCTTCATCCTAAAACCTTCCGAGAAAGTGCCATTGACCATGATGAAGGTTTTTGAACTTATAGATCAATTGGACCTTCCCGAAGGTGTGGTCAATCTGGTACATGGTGGCAAGGAAACCGTGGATGGACTCTTGGAGCATTCAAAGGTAAAGGCCATCAGTTTTGTGGGGTCTACCCATATTGCTAAATATATTTACTCTAAAGGGGCCGCGAACGGAAAACGGGTTCAGGCCCAGGGTGGTGCCAAGAATCCTGTAATTATTCTCCCGGATGCTGATTTGGACATGTCTGTTAAGATTATTGCGGATAGCGTCTACGGATGTGCAGGGCAACGTTGTTTGGCTGCCTCCAACATCATCACCGTAGGGGATAACGGTAAAGTAAAAGAAGCCCTTTATGAAGCAGCAAAGTCCCGTTCAACAGGGTATGGTTTGGATGAAAGCGTGGAAATGGGTCCGGTGATCACCGCCGAAAGTAAGGCCCGTATTTCTGGATTGATCGATCAAGGTGTAAAAGAAGGTGCCAAGCTCTTATTGGATGGTCGTGATGCCAAAATTTCAGGTTTTGAAAAAGGTAACTTCATAAAACCCACTATCTTAGAGAATGTTCCTTTAGGGGGAGAGGTCATCAAGACCGAAATCTTCGGGCCGGTAATGAGTTTGGTGGAGTTGGACACCGTGGATGCCGCGCTCGACTTTATCAATAGTGGAAGATACGGCAACATGGCCTGTATGTTCACGAGCAGTGGGGCCAATGCACGTAAGTTTAGGAATCAGGCCAACGCAGGGAATATTGGAATCAATATAGGGGTAGCTGCACCTATGGCGCCTTTCCCTTTCAGTGGATGGAATGAAAGTTTCTTCGGGGATCTTCATGGACAAGGTAGGCATGCCATTGAGTTTTTCACACAGACCAAGATCGTCATCGAGAGATGGCCCAAAGAATGGTCCAGAAAATTTTAA
- a CDS encoding zinc-binding dehydrogenase, which yields MQLPKEMNALVLKGVRDFSIETVPVPVPDADEVICKVDTTFICGTDPHIINGDFPGFWPTGFPFIPGHEWSGTIVQTGKKSAELGWKEGDRVCGISHCGCGYCEMCQKGRYNICLNYGHEEKGHRQYGHYTPGAYAQFMRTSVKSIFKVPDGMDLEYAACVDPLSIALYTVERSRLKPGDDILILGTGPQGLMAILCAKALGAGRIIAAGSGERLKKAEELGAIPIDYRTDDVVSVVKDMTNGRGVPAVLECAGTAKSINTACLAAGKGGVVSMIGIPHSDPSLPIKRMVLDEVELVGNRANPNTAQPTIEMLLNNRIDLKSLMTHRFDLKDFATALDTFENRKDGAIKIATKPNG from the coding sequence ATGCAACTACCAAAAGAAATGAACGCTCTTGTCCTAAAGGGAGTAAGAGATTTTTCAATAGAAACTGTTCCCGTACCCGTACCAGATGCGGATGAGGTCATTTGTAAAGTGGATACCACTTTTATTTGTGGAACCGACCCTCACATTATCAATGGGGATTTCCCCGGATTTTGGCCTACCGGATTTCCATTTATCCCCGGCCATGAATGGTCAGGAACGATTGTACAAACGGGTAAAAAATCCGCTGAACTGGGTTGGAAAGAAGGGGATAGGGTCTGCGGGATATCGCACTGCGGATGTGGTTATTGTGAAATGTGTCAAAAAGGGCGATATAACATCTGCCTTAATTATGGGCATGAAGAAAAGGGCCATCGGCAGTACGGTCACTACACCCCAGGAGCCTATGCACAATTCATGCGGACTTCGGTAAAGAGCATCTTCAAAGTACCTGATGGTATGGACTTGGAATATGCCGCCTGTGTGGATCCATTGAGTATTGCACTCTATACGGTTGAAAGGTCGAGGCTGAAACCTGGTGACGACATCCTGATATTGGGAACGGGACCTCAAGGACTCATGGCCATTCTTTGTGCCAAAGCTTTGGGTGCTGGAAGAATTATTGCAGCCGGAAGCGGTGAACGACTCAAAAAAGCTGAGGAGTTGGGAGCCATTCCCATCGATTACCGAACCGATGATGTAGTTTCTGTTGTAAAAGATATGACCAACGGAAGAGGCGTCCCAGCCGTTCTGGAATGTGCAGGAACTGCAAAGTCCATCAATACGGCCTGTTTGGCTGCTGGTAAGGGTGGTGTGGTTTCCATGATTGGAATTCCGCATTCCGATCCTTCCCTCCCCATAAAACGGATGGTGTTGGATGAAGTGGAACTGGTGGGAAATAGGGCCAACCCAAATACGGCGCAACCTACCATAGAAATGTTGCTGAACAATAGAATTGATTTGAAGTCTTTGATGACGCATCGATTCGACCTAAAAGACTTTGCAACGGCACTGGACACTTTCGAAAACCGAAAAGATGGAGCCATTAAGATTGCCACAAAACCAAACGGATAA